The following are from one region of the Bradyrhizobium septentrionale genome:
- a CDS encoding alpha/beta fold hydrolase yields MDSFTDGNLASRRDLLLATAGGLALALANPARATENKMSLEPPMTSVVPYVEHRISSGGGVVYAREYPGQDPAFVMMHGFPDNLHIYDYLVPYLTRAGRRVVVFDFLGFGQSEKIAAEGYQYTFKQQVGDVAAVVDALKIDQFVPVGHDSGGPCAANYALDHPDRVAWLCLLNCYYSDSPTWRLPEIIEVFGDPWLRELARAFLSSPDQMSWLITFQDKHFQVNMPPELRARFDGIVRPIVDGNFAGGAGPAFAQMTAQVRESVAYNTSRLPDVRRFTKKVNLIWGVMDPYLTSVTAAAIAATYPQSAVKPVDAGHWLMIDRPAEVAQLLLTSG; encoded by the coding sequence ATGGACTCCTTCACAGATGGAAATCTTGCTTCCCGCCGTGACTTGTTGCTTGCGACGGCTGGAGGCCTTGCGCTCGCTTTGGCCAATCCCGCCCGCGCTACTGAAAATAAAATGAGTCTTGAGCCGCCGATGACCTCGGTCGTTCCGTATGTCGAGCATCGGATATCGAGCGGCGGCGGCGTGGTTTATGCTCGCGAGTATCCCGGCCAGGATCCGGCTTTTGTCATGATGCACGGATTTCCGGACAATCTTCACATCTACGATTATCTGGTGCCGTATTTGACGCGCGCCGGCCGGCGGGTCGTGGTGTTCGACTTCCTTGGATTCGGTCAGTCGGAGAAGATCGCAGCGGAAGGCTATCAGTACACGTTCAAGCAGCAGGTCGGCGACGTCGCCGCTGTCGTCGATGCACTGAAGATCGACCAGTTCGTTCCGGTCGGTCACGACTCCGGCGGTCCGTGCGCTGCCAATTACGCCCTTGACCATCCTGATCGCGTTGCCTGGCTCTGCCTGCTGAACTGCTATTATTCGGACTCACCAACATGGCGGCTGCCCGAAATCATCGAAGTGTTTGGCGACCCCTGGCTCAGGGAGCTTGCCCGGGCATTTCTGAGCAGTCCTGATCAAATGAGCTGGCTGATCACGTTTCAGGACAAGCATTTTCAGGTCAACATGCCCCCGGAATTGAGGGCGCGCTTTGACGGCATCGTGCGACCGATCGTCGATGGCAACTTTGCCGGCGGGGCCGGCCCGGCCTTTGCGCAAATGACCGCTCAGGTGCGCGAGAGTGTGGCCTACAATACGTCACGCCTCCCCGACGTCCGTCGGTTCACCAAAAAGGTCAACCTGATCTGGGGCGTCATGGATCCCTATTTGACCTCTGTTACGGCGGCTGCGATCGCCGCGACCTATCCGCAGAGCGCAGTAAAGCCGGTCGACGCTGGCCACTGGCTGATGATCGACAGGCCGGCCGAGGTGGCGCAACTCCTGCTCACGTCGGGCTAG
- the mgtE gene encoding magnesium transporter, whose amino-acid sequence MAENFDVAEPAETDPLARMPMRDEEGELRPEFVAEVTRAIHAADRPLLCEVVAELHEADLGDLIAALEPDDRVTLVEITGTDFDFSALNEVDETVREEILEELEPETVAEGVRELESDDAVELLESLDEEDQEEILEKLPAAEREDIERSLLYPENSAGRRMQTEFIAVPPDWNVGQAIDYMRDTPDLPERFYEIYVVDVDKHLLGAVPLDVLLRTRRPVPVKDLIDEDRRRVSALEDQEEVARMFGKYNLVAAPVVDTVDRLVGVITIDDVVDVIEEEADEDLKALGGVTHPEELSDTVWTIARGRFNWLLVNLATAFLASSVLGLFEGQLEKMVALAVLAPIVASQGGNAATQTMTVAVRALATRELGSANVMRVVLRETMVGLVNGIAFAVITGIAAVAWFKIPGLGLVIGLAIICNLVAGALGGILIPIVLDRVRADPAVASGTFVTTVTDVVGFFSFLGIATLWFGLK is encoded by the coding sequence ATGGCCGAGAATTTCGACGTTGCCGAACCCGCCGAGACCGACCCGCTGGCCCGGATGCCGATGCGGGACGAGGAGGGCGAGCTGCGCCCCGAATTCGTCGCGGAGGTCACCCGGGCCATTCACGCCGCGGACCGGCCGCTGCTGTGCGAGGTGGTCGCGGAACTGCACGAGGCCGACCTCGGCGACCTGATCGCGGCGCTGGAGCCGGACGACCGCGTCACCCTGGTCGAGATCACCGGCACGGATTTCGACTTCTCGGCGCTCAACGAGGTCGACGAGACCGTCCGCGAGGAGATCCTCGAGGAGCTCGAGCCGGAGACGGTGGCGGAGGGCGTCCGCGAGCTCGAATCCGACGATGCCGTCGAGCTCCTGGAAAGCCTCGACGAGGAGGACCAGGAAGAGATCCTGGAGAAGCTGCCCGCGGCCGAGCGCGAGGACATCGAGCGCAGCCTGCTGTACCCGGAGAATTCCGCCGGCCGGCGGATGCAGACCGAGTTCATCGCCGTGCCGCCGGACTGGAATGTCGGGCAGGCGATCGACTACATGCGCGACACGCCCGATCTGCCGGAGCGCTTCTACGAGATCTATGTCGTCGACGTCGACAAGCATTTGCTCGGCGCCGTGCCGCTCGACGTGCTGCTGCGGACGCGTCGCCCGGTCCCGGTCAAGGACCTGATCGACGAGGACCGTCGCCGCGTCTCCGCGCTGGAGGACCAGGAAGAGGTCGCGCGGATGTTCGGCAAGTACAATCTGGTCGCAGCCCCCGTGGTCGACACCGTCGACCGGCTCGTCGGCGTCATCACCATCGACGACGTCGTCGACGTGATCGAGGAGGAGGCCGACGAGGACCTCAAGGCGCTGGGCGGCGTCACCCATCCTGAAGAGCTGTCCGACACGGTCTGGACCATCGCCCGCGGCCGCTTCAACTGGCTGCTGGTCAATCTCGCCACCGCGTTCCTGGCCTCGTCGGTGCTCGGCCTGTTCGAGGGCCAGCTCGAGAAGATGGTGGCGCTCGCGGTGCTGGCGCCGATCGTGGCGAGCCAGGGCGGCAATGCCGCGACCCAGACCATGACGGTCGCGGTGCGCGCGCTCGCCACCCGCGAGCTCGGTTCGGCCAACGTGATGCGCGTCGTCTTGCGCGAGACCATGGTCGGTCTCGTCAACGGCATCGCCTTTGCCGTGATTACCGGCATCGCGGCCGTGGCCTGGTTCAAGATCCCCGGCCTCGGGCTTGTGATCGGGCTTGCGATCATCTGCAACCTGGTCGCCGGCGCGCTCGGCGGCATCCTGATTCCGATCGTGCTGGATCGGGTGCGGGCCGACCCCGCGGTCGCCTCCGGCACCTTCGTCACCACCGTCACCGACGTGGTCGGCTTCTTCTCGTTTCTTGGCATCGCCACGCTGTGGTTCGGGCTGAAATAG
- a CDS encoding polysaccharide deacetylase family protein: MTVAPAALLTPAQAAECQRKDALGTSRVLEVDPATYPRVGLKSFPQTLPLRDGEIVLTFDDGPTPGTTDKVLAALASECVRATFFMVGRNAADHPDMVRKVARLGHTIGYHTWDHPHLNKLPLDQAEANINRGIEAVGKALRGTESTTPSTPFFRFPYFESTPTLLDHLEKRGIAVFGADFWASDWVKMSPEEELKLLTGRLEGHRKGIILLHDAQMRTAEMLPAFLRYLREHNYHVVHIVPAAMKTVSDRSH; encoded by the coding sequence ATGACCGTGGCGCCGGCTGCGCTGTTGACCCCCGCGCAGGCCGCCGAGTGCCAGCGCAAGGACGCGCTCGGCACCTCGCGTGTGCTCGAGGTCGATCCCGCGACCTATCCGCGCGTCGGGCTGAAGAGCTTCCCGCAGACCCTGCCGCTGCGCGACGGCGAGATCGTGCTGACCTTCGACGACGGCCCGACACCGGGCACGACCGACAAGGTGCTGGCCGCGCTGGCGAGCGAATGCGTGCGCGCCACCTTCTTCATGGTCGGCCGCAACGCGGCTGATCATCCCGATATGGTCCGCAAGGTCGCGCGCCTCGGCCACACCATCGGCTATCACACCTGGGACCATCCGCATCTCAACAAGCTCCCGTTGGACCAGGCCGAGGCGAACATCAATCGGGGGATCGAGGCGGTCGGCAAGGCCCTGCGCGGAACCGAGAGCACGACCCCAAGCACGCCGTTCTTCCGGTTCCCCTATTTCGAGTCGACGCCCACCCTGCTGGATCACCTGGAAAAGCGCGGTATCGCGGTGTTCGGGGCCGATTTCTGGGCCAGCGACTGGGTCAAGATGTCGCCTGAGGAGGAACTCAAGCTGCTCACCGGGCGGCTCGAAGGCCACCGCAAGGGCATTATCCTGCTGCATGACGCGCAAATGCGAACCGCCGAGATGCTGCCAGCCTTTTTAAGGTATCTGCGTGAGCATAATTATCACGTCGTCCACATCGTCCCGGCGGCGATGAAGACCGTGTCCGACCGGTCACATTGA
- a CDS encoding IS1380-like element ISBdi2 family transposase: MTDDTILPFSFPAVHAKKVTAAFDGGRLTSNGGVMLLAMAERRLGLADNLARVFPDRRDPTRVVHSLVDMFRARMFAICCGYEDADDLDHLRSDPAFKLACGRLPDTGRDLCSQPTLSRLENAPRLRDVIRLTYTLVDAWMDSYPREPASVTLDIDDTCDVVHGHQQLSLFNAHYDERCFLPIHVYDTEKSRPVAVVLRPGKTPGGVEVRAHLRRLIRHIRTRWHNTRITFRGDGHYARPEAMAWCETNGIDYIFGLSGTKPLARKLDEAADDIRTRRAIENLPVLRGYTETRHKAKSWDRERRTVARIEATMLGLDIRFVVTSLDVGSAEWIYDSLYCARGQAENLIKLHKTQLASDRTSCRSALANQVRLVLHTAAYWLMLTVRDAIPKARELATAEFATLRLRLLKLAARVVETTSRIRLAFAAACPEADLIRGLPGALLPLGP; the protein is encoded by the coding sequence ATGACCGACGATACGATTCTGCCCTTCTCGTTTCCAGCCGTTCACGCCAAGAAAGTCACAGCTGCCTTCGATGGCGGTCGGCTGACCTCGAACGGGGGCGTGATGCTTCTGGCGATGGCCGAGCGGCGTCTCGGCTTGGCCGACAATTTGGCCCGGGTGTTCCCGGATCGGCGCGATCCGACGCGGGTCGTGCACAGCCTTGTCGATATGTTCCGCGCGCGCATGTTCGCGATCTGCTGCGGCTACGAGGACGCCGACGACCTCGATCATCTGCGGTCCGATCCCGCATTCAAGCTGGCCTGCGGACGGCTGCCGGACACGGGTCGCGATCTGTGTTCCCAACCGACGCTGTCGCGGCTGGAGAATGCTCCGCGCCTGCGCGACGTGATCCGACTGACCTACACTTTGGTCGACGCATGGATGGATAGCTACCCGCGCGAGCCGGCATCCGTCACGCTCGACATCGATGATACCTGCGATGTCGTCCACGGCCATCAGCAGCTCTCGCTGTTCAACGCTCATTATGACGAACGCTGCTTCCTGCCGATCCACGTCTACGACACGGAGAAGAGCCGGCCCGTGGCGGTCGTGTTGCGGCCCGGCAAGACGCCGGGCGGCGTCGAGGTGCGTGCCCATCTGCGCCGCCTGATCCGGCATATCCGGACGCGGTGGCACAACACGCGAATTACGTTCCGTGGCGACGGGCACTATGCCCGGCCGGAGGCCATGGCGTGGTGCGAGACCAACGGCATCGACTACATCTTCGGTCTGTCCGGCACCAAGCCGCTCGCCAGAAAACTCGACGAGGCCGCCGACGACATCCGCACGCGACGCGCCATCGAGAACCTGCCGGTTCTGCGTGGCTATACCGAGACGCGCCACAAGGCCAAGTCCTGGGATCGCGAACGGCGTACCGTCGCCCGTATTGAGGCGACGATGCTCGGCCTCGACATCCGTTTCGTCGTCACCAGCCTCGATGTCGGCTCGGCCGAGTGGATCTACGACAGCCTGTATTGCGCGCGCGGCCAAGCCGAGAATCTGATCAAGCTGCATAAGACACAGCTCGCCTCCGATCGCACCAGCTGCCGTTCGGCGCTCGCCAATCAAGTCCGCCTCGTTCTCCACACCGCCGCTTATTGGCTGATGCTGACCGTGCGCGACGCGATTCCCAAAGCCCGGGAATTGGCCACAGCCGAGTTCGCGACGCTGCGTCTTCGTCTCTTGAAACTCGCTGCCCGTGTCGTCGAGACCACGAGCCGCATTCGCCTTGCGTTTGCCGCGGCATGTCCCGAAGCCGACCTGATCCGCGGCTTGCCAGGCGCGCTGCTGCCGCTCGGTCCTTGA
- a CDS encoding IS1182 family transposase yields the protein MSKYFRPWNIDQTLLLPPNVQDFVPKGHVSRFMVDLVRESLDLREIMGSYVSGLGQPPFDPRMMVALLLHSYASGLYSSRRIAKACRERNDFVMIVALDAPDFRTISDFRKRHLKALGALFVQVLKLCETAGLVKLGHVALDGTKIKANASKHKAMSYERMKKREAELKAEVARMLAAAEAADASEDETFGNSDELPDWTVDKQKRLAKIQQAMAALEADAKLAAEEERRIEAEKEQQRQAEGRKKPGKPAALPSEEPNPKAQRNFTDPESRIMKSKDGFVQAYNAQAAVDAHAQIIVAQELTQHGSDQGQLVPLIEAIESNLGRKPRQASADSGYCSEANLEALDTRSIDGYVAPGRAKHPTVANGKVGGPLTQAMRKKIDDGGFETPYRLRKQVVEPVFGQIKQARGFRQFLLRGIEKVRAEWTMICTVHNLLKLFNLANAA from the coding sequence ATGAGCAAGTATTTTCGGCCTTGGAACATCGATCAGACGCTGCTTCTGCCGCCGAATGTGCAGGACTTCGTGCCGAAAGGCCATGTCTCGCGGTTTATGGTTGATCTGGTGCGGGAGAGCCTCGATCTCAGGGAGATCATGGGCAGCTATGTGAGCGGGCTTGGGCAGCCGCCGTTTGATCCGCGGATGATGGTGGCGCTGCTGCTGCATAGCTATGCGAGTGGGCTGTATTCGTCGCGTCGGATTGCCAAGGCCTGCCGGGAGCGGAACGATTTTGTGATGATCGTGGCGCTGGATGCGCCGGATTTTCGGACGATCAGCGACTTTCGCAAGCGACATTTGAAGGCGCTCGGCGCGCTATTCGTGCAGGTTCTGAAGTTGTGCGAGACGGCCGGGCTGGTCAAGCTCGGTCATGTCGCGCTGGATGGTACGAAGATCAAGGCGAACGCGTCGAAACACAAGGCGATGAGTTATGAGCGCATGAAGAAGCGCGAGGCGGAATTGAAGGCCGAGGTCGCTCGCATGCTGGCGGCCGCCGAGGCGGCGGATGCCTCGGAGGATGAGACTTTCGGCAACAGCGACGAACTGCCGGACTGGACCGTCGACAAGCAGAAACGGCTGGCGAAGATCCAGCAAGCGATGGCGGCGCTGGAAGCGGACGCCAAACTGGCGGCGGAGGAAGAGCGCCGCATCGAGGCCGAAAAGGAACAGCAGCGCCAGGCCGAAGGCCGCAAGAAGCCGGGCAAACCGGCGGCGCTGCCATCGGAGGAACCCAATCCCAAGGCGCAACGCAACTTCACCGATCCGGAAAGCCGCATCATGAAGTCGAAGGATGGCTTCGTTCAGGCCTATAATGCCCAGGCGGCCGTCGATGCACATGCCCAGATCATTGTCGCGCAAGAACTGACCCAGCACGGCAGCGATCAGGGCCAGTTGGTGCCCCTGATCGAGGCCATCGAGAGCAATCTTGGCCGCAAGCCGCGGCAGGCCTCAGCGGATTCCGGCTACTGCAGCGAAGCCAATCTCGAAGCGCTCGACACACGCAGCATCGATGGCTATGTCGCGCCCGGACGCGCCAAACACCCGACAGTAGCGAACGGAAAAGTCGGCGGCCCGCTGACACAGGCCATGCGAAAGAAGATCGACGATGGCGGCTTCGAAACACCCTACCGATTGCGAAAGCAAGTAGTGGAGCCGGTGTTCGGGCAGATCAAACAGGCAAGAGGCTTCCGCCAGTTCCTGTTGCGGGGCATCGAGAAAGTGCGCGCCGAGTGGACAATGATCTGCACCGTCCATAACCTCCTCAAGCTGTTCAACCTCGCAAACGCAGCCTGA
- a CDS encoding polysaccharide deacetylase family protein, whose translation MIANVLVIIRKRSRTVIGAALLSCCFMAPQAVRAADCPGNPNALGTSRTLVVDPIEHPRIGTMQYPETLPLADHEVVLTFDDGPLPKYSNQVLAILASQCVKATFFTIGSQARFNPEGVRKLIAAGHTVGTHSQNHPLTMNKMPLEKVKQEVDDGIASTLAALNGDKSKLAPFFRIPGLMRAEIPEAYLASQGIQVWSADFPADDWRHVSPQRVYDLAIQRIEAKHKGILLLHDIQPRTVAALPRILNTLKERGYRIVHVVPATADRPATPTEPQQWFMHPPTETVAITRWSKIPNFVFTATRTLPAPVFADMDWRDADILDHAQRSRIAGPVRTLWPQPQLAQLAAVSTLPIPASDVFRVPEALDLTLLATRSAASRRIAQRPTIAPGAVAPRAQAISARQARHPKQAAHQAPAAAHGRAHAAPRPVAQPNESNASVRVANLKKRTPRAEASAAASKRVPD comes from the coding sequence ATGATTGCGAACGTCCTGGTGATTATCCGGAAGCGGTCGCGGACCGTGATCGGCGCGGCGCTGCTCAGCTGCTGCTTCATGGCGCCGCAGGCCGTCCGCGCTGCGGATTGCCCGGGTAACCCCAACGCACTCGGCACCTCGCGAACCCTCGTCGTCGATCCCATCGAGCATCCGCGGATCGGCACCATGCAGTATCCGGAGACGCTGCCGCTCGCCGATCACGAGGTGGTGCTGACCTTCGACGACGGGCCGCTGCCGAAATACAGCAACCAGGTGCTGGCGATCCTCGCCAGCCAGTGCGTCAAGGCGACCTTCTTCACCATCGGCTCTCAGGCCCGTTTCAATCCGGAAGGCGTGCGCAAGCTGATCGCGGCCGGCCATACCGTCGGCACGCACAGCCAGAACCATCCGTTGACGATGAACAAGATGCCGCTCGAAAAGGTGAAGCAGGAAGTCGACGACGGCATCGCCTCGACCCTGGCCGCGCTCAACGGCGACAAGAGCAAGCTCGCGCCATTCTTCCGGATTCCCGGCCTGATGCGCGCCGAGATCCCGGAAGCCTATCTGGCGTCGCAGGGCATCCAGGTGTGGAGCGCCGACTTCCCGGCCGACGACTGGCGCCACGTCTCGCCGCAGCGGGTCTATGATCTCGCGATCCAGCGCATCGAGGCCAAGCACAAGGGCATCCTGCTGCTGCACGACATCCAGCCGCGTACGGTGGCGGCGCTGCCGCGAATCCTCAATACGCTGAAGGAGCGCGGCTACCGCATCGTTCACGTCGTGCCCGCAACGGCGGACCGCCCGGCGACGCCGACCGAGCCGCAGCAATGGTTCATGCATCCGCCGACCGAGACGGTCGCGATCACGCGCTGGTCGAAAATTCCGAACTTCGTCTTCACCGCGACGCGGACGCTGCCAGCGCCTGTGTTTGCCGACATGGATTGGCGCGACGCCGACATCCTCGATCACGCGCAGCGCAGCCGAATCGCTGGGCCGGTCCGCACGCTGTGGCCGCAGCCGCAGCTCGCGCAGCTGGCGGCGGTCTCGACCTTGCCGATTCCCGCGTCCGATGTGTTTCGCGTTCCCGAAGCGCTGGACCTGACCCTGCTCGCGACGCGATCGGCGGCCAGTCGCCGGATCGCGCAGCGTCCGACAATAGCCCCGGGCGCTGTCGCACCGCGCGCGCAGGCGATCTCCGCGCGACAGGCCAGGCATCCGAAGCAGGCCGCGCATCAAGCGCCCGCTGCGGCTCACGGCAGAGCCCACGCCGCACCCCGGCCTGTCGCGCAGCCCAATGAGAGCAACGCGTCTGTCCGAGTCGCCAATTTGAAGAAGCGCACCCCGCGTGCCGAGGCCTCGGCGGCGGCCAGCAAGCGCGTGCCCGATTAG
- a CDS encoding HD domain-containing protein translates to MNIVHRARQFAQRAHKDQKRKWTGEPYFVHLQEVALLCAQHGLSKKAIAAAYLHDTIEDQPVTYEDLVGEFGREVASIVFDLTDAPGGPGTPTRRERKLADLARLERASYEAQSIKCADLISNTSSIVRHDKDFARTYLPEKRAVLTVLTRADADLREMAWKRLREAEALLDA, encoded by the coding sequence ATGAACATCGTCCACCGCGCGCGGCAGTTCGCCCAGCGCGCCCACAAAGACCAGAAGCGGAAATGGACCGGCGAGCCCTACTTCGTGCACCTGCAGGAGGTCGCCCTGCTCTGCGCCCAGCACGGGCTAAGCAAGAAGGCGATCGCGGCCGCCTATCTGCACGACACGATCGAGGACCAGCCCGTCACCTATGAGGATCTGGTCGGCGAGTTCGGCCGTGAGGTCGCCAGTATCGTATTCGACCTGACTGACGCGCCCGGCGGCCCCGGCACCCCGACCCGCAGGGAGCGTAAGCTGGCCGACCTGGCCCGCCTCGAGCGGGCCAGCTATGAGGCCCAATCCATCAAATGCGCCGATCTGATCAGCAACACCTCCAGCATCGTGCGCCACGACAAGGACTTCGCCCGGACGTACCTGCCGGAGAAGCGTGCGGTGCTGACGGTGTTGACCCGAGCTGACGCGGACCTCCGGGAGATGGCGTGGAAACGCCTCCGGGAAGCGGAGGCGCTGCTCGATGCGTAA
- a CDS encoding helix-turn-helix domain-containing protein, giving the protein MQRLRLKADGRIVELRDGQEIPLVPAHPAVAAMQPSATQPVVRDLRRRAQLTQLEFAAKLGVPVETIRNWEQGKRAPRGPARALLAVIAHSPETVFAALSSQPTAA; this is encoded by the coding sequence ATGCAGCGTTTGCGGCTCAAGGCGGACGGACGGATCGTCGAACTGCGGGACGGGCAGGAAATCCCGCTCGTGCCCGCACACCCGGCGGTGGCGGCGATGCAGCCCTCTGCCACGCAACCGGTCGTGCGTGATCTGCGCCGCCGCGCGCAACTGACCCAGCTCGAATTCGCCGCCAAGCTCGGCGTGCCGGTGGAAACCATCCGCAACTGGGAGCAGGGCAAGCGCGCCCCGCGCGGCCCCGCCCGCGCGCTGCTCGCCGTGATCGCCCATTCGCCCGAGACAGTGTTCGCCGCGCTGTCGAGCCAGCCGACGGCGGCGTGA
- a CDS encoding DDE-type integrase/transposase/recombinase, producing the protein MNKLDRRARAQILHLLCEGQSIRAITRLTGASKNTVAKLLVDAGHACAAYQDKMLRNLTCKRVQMDEIWSFVYAKAANVKGAKAAPASAGDVWTWTAIDADTKLIVSWLLGARDLDAAMAFTHDLESRIANRVQLTSDGHAPYLQAVDAAFGGEVDYAMLIKLYGAAPEAEVRYSPAKCIGARKEPKSGNPEWKHISTSYAERSNLTMRMHMRRFTRLTNAFSKKVENHAAAIALHTMYYNFVRIHQTLKVTPAMAAGVTDKLWEMEDLVVMLEQWELANFKPEYQFVVRQYAIGKGHSVSVMWRGGEVDSVFGFQSENEALEWIKDKSRAWLVENGKKN; encoded by the coding sequence ATGAACAAGCTGGACCGAAGGGCGCGCGCCCAAATCCTGCACCTCCTCTGCGAAGGGCAGTCGATCCGCGCCATTACGCGTCTGACCGGGGCCAGCAAGAACACGGTTGCCAAGCTGTTGGTGGATGCTGGCCACGCCTGCGCAGCCTATCAAGACAAGATGCTGCGGAACCTGACCTGCAAGCGCGTCCAGATGGATGAAATCTGGTCGTTCGTTTACGCCAAGGCTGCGAACGTGAAGGGCGCTAAGGCCGCTCCGGCGAGCGCTGGCGACGTTTGGACGTGGACCGCCATCGATGCCGACACAAAGCTGATTGTGAGCTGGCTGCTTGGCGCTCGCGATCTGGACGCGGCTATGGCGTTCACCCATGATCTTGAAAGCAGGATCGCCAACCGAGTCCAGCTAACGAGCGATGGGCACGCGCCTTACCTGCAAGCCGTTGATGCTGCGTTTGGCGGCGAGGTGGACTACGCGATGCTAATCAAGCTGTATGGCGCGGCCCCGGAGGCGGAAGTCCGTTACAGCCCAGCTAAGTGCATTGGCGCTCGCAAAGAGCCAAAGAGCGGCAACCCGGAGTGGAAGCACATCAGCACGTCCTATGCTGAGCGCAGCAACCTCACCATGCGGATGCACATGCGCCGATTCACGCGGTTGACGAACGCCTTCTCAAAGAAAGTCGAGAACCACGCTGCGGCGATTGCGCTGCATACGATGTACTACAACTTCGTTCGCATCCATCAGACGCTCAAGGTGACGCCTGCAATGGCTGCTGGCGTGACTGACAAGCTTTGGGAGATGGAAGACCTGGTTGTGATGTTGGAGCAGTGGGAGCTGGCGAACTTCAAGCCTGAGTATCAGTTCGTCGTCCGTCAGTACGCCATCGGCAAGGGCCACTCGGTCAGCGTCATGTGGCGCGGCGGAGAAGTGGATAGCGTCTTTGGTTTCCAAAGCGAGAATGAAGCGCTTGAATGGATCAAGGACAAGTCGCGCGCGTGGCTCGTTGAGAATGGAAAAAAGAACTAG
- a CDS encoding SDR family NAD(P)-dependent oxidoreductase — protein MDVANATVFITGANRGLGLAFAREARRRGAKKIYAGMRNTGGFEESGVVPVRVDVTDKASISAAAELAADTSLLVNNAGIAALIDGPLASDVEAQSIRMFETNYYGVVRVTQAFERILLTKPHAAIINVLSDIVWLPRPYLTPYAASKAAAWSFTNQLRFHLREQDVQVLGLHVGFVDTDLTSGIDVAKASPEDVVRQTYDALAAGKSEVMADRGTAMLKGTLAAEVPGYITPPPGL, from the coding sequence ATGGACGTCGCAAACGCAACCGTCTTCATCACTGGTGCCAACCGCGGTCTTGGCCTGGCCTTTGCGCGAGAGGCACGCCGCCGTGGGGCGAAGAAGATATACGCCGGCATGCGCAACACGGGCGGGTTCGAGGAATCCGGTGTTGTCCCGGTCAGGGTCGATGTCACGGACAAGGCGTCGATATCAGCAGCCGCCGAACTGGCCGCGGATACTTCCCTGTTGGTCAACAACGCCGGTATCGCCGCCTTGATTGACGGGCCTCTGGCATCGGACGTCGAAGCACAATCAATCCGGATGTTCGAGACCAACTACTATGGTGTCGTGCGCGTCACGCAGGCCTTCGAGCGGATATTGCTGACCAAGCCACACGCCGCCATCATCAACGTGCTCTCCGACATCGTGTGGCTCCCGCGGCCCTATCTAACCCCTTATGCCGCGTCGAAGGCGGCGGCATGGAGCTTCACTAACCAGCTTCGCTTCCACCTGCGGGAGCAGGACGTGCAGGTTCTCGGCTTGCATGTCGGCTTCGTGGATACCGACCTGACCAGCGGCATTGACGTGGCAAAGGCCAGTCCGGAGGACGTGGTGCGTCAGACCTATGACGCTCTTGCGGCCGGCAAGAGTGAGGTCATGGCCGACAGGGGGACAGCAATGCTGAAGGGTACGCTGGCGGCCGAGGTGCCCGGCTACATCACCCCGCCACCCGGGCTTTAA
- a CDS encoding AraC family transcriptional regulator: MIQYYVFLGFCAEDIYMVRLFLKAHPANTLVQGRRRINLPPRGSMESAIRHVCEPFSWKMSHAVDVINFEIPTVVIHDYLQSRRPRQIGQLKVDQNSSLADPTIASFGLATLQVIGAEKHFTQFFVDHIVDGLCKHVALQYFGVDDLEVRRGGLAPWQERRAKDLMHSAIGRALSLQEVADACGLSVVHFSRAFRKSTGYSPHKWFVEKRIEMALSLLSDDTLSLTDIAARCGFVDQSHLTKACNRHVGMPPGVYRRRAASARVE, from the coding sequence GTGATCCAGTATTACGTCTTCCTGGGCTTTTGTGCCGAAGACATCTACATGGTCAGGCTCTTTCTGAAGGCACATCCAGCAAACACGCTGGTCCAGGGGCGGCGGCGCATTAACTTGCCTCCGCGGGGCTCCATGGAAAGTGCGATCAGGCACGTTTGCGAGCCCTTCTCCTGGAAGATGAGCCACGCGGTCGATGTCATCAATTTTGAAATTCCAACAGTGGTAATCCACGATTACCTGCAGAGCCGCCGCCCTCGTCAAATCGGTCAATTGAAGGTAGATCAAAATTCAAGCCTGGCCGATCCGACAATCGCTTCATTCGGCCTCGCAACGCTTCAGGTCATCGGCGCGGAGAAGCACTTCACCCAGTTCTTCGTGGATCATATCGTCGACGGCCTCTGCAAACATGTCGCGCTTCAATATTTCGGAGTTGACGATCTCGAGGTACGACGCGGCGGATTGGCTCCTTGGCAAGAACGTCGCGCGAAAGACCTCATGCATTCCGCGATCGGTCGAGCCCTCTCTCTGCAAGAAGTTGCGGATGCATGTGGATTGTCAGTCGTCCATTTTTCGAGAGCGTTCAGGAAATCGACAGGCTACTCGCCACACAAATGGTTCGTGGAGAAACGCATTGAAATGGCGTTATCCCTTCTGTCCGATGACACATTGTCTTTGACAGATATCGCCGCGCGATGCGGTTTCGTCGACCAAAGCCACCTTACAAAGGCGTGCAACCGCCACGTCGGAATGCCGCCGGGTGTCTACAGAAGGCGCGCGGCTTCGGCCCGAGTCGAGTAG